Proteins co-encoded in one Pseudomonas fluorescens genomic window:
- a CDS encoding GntR family transcriptional regulator: MKRLPLDDSFKVNRNPVTLREIVLDKLRSAIMNFQLLPGDRLVERDLCDRLGVSRTSVREALRHLESEGLVEFADAKGPRVAIITLADAVDIYELRCVLEGLIVQLFTLRAKAKDIKALEKALDENRKALKDGELQQVIDSVQGFYDVLLEGSGNHVAATQLRQLQARISYLRATSVSQENRRGASNQEMEKMVEAIKSGDPLAAHQACVDHVRAAAAVALDYLKRKQEETGDTPPITLPIALKEPRIGH, translated from the coding sequence ATGAAACGCCTGCCACTCGACGACAGCTTCAAGGTCAATCGCAACCCCGTCACCCTGCGCGAAATCGTGCTGGATAAACTGCGAAGCGCCATCATGAACTTCCAGCTGCTGCCGGGCGATCGCCTGGTGGAGCGCGATCTGTGCGATCGCCTGGGCGTGAGCCGTACGTCGGTGCGTGAAGCCTTGCGTCACCTGGAATCCGAAGGCCTGGTGGAATTCGCCGATGCCAAGGGCCCGCGTGTCGCCATCATCACCCTCGCCGATGCGGTCGACATCTATGAACTGCGCTGCGTACTCGAAGGCCTGATCGTCCAGCTGTTCACCCTGCGCGCCAAGGCCAAGGACATCAAGGCTCTGGAAAAAGCCCTCGACGAGAACCGCAAGGCGCTCAAGGACGGCGAGCTGCAACAGGTGATCGACTCGGTGCAGGGCTTCTACGACGTGCTGCTGGAAGGCTCGGGCAACCATGTCGCGGCCACTCAACTGCGTCAGTTGCAGGCGCGTATCAGCTACCTGCGGGCGACATCGGTGTCCCAGGAAAACCGTCGCGGCGCGAGCAACCAGGAAATGGAAAAAATGGTCGAGGCGATCAAGAGCGGCGATCCGCTGGCGGCGCATCAGGCATGTGTCGATCACGTGCGCGCTGCGGCTGCCGTCGCTCTCGATTACCTCAAGCGCAAACAGGAAGAGACCGGCGACACACCGCCAATCACCCTGCCCATCGCGCTGAAAGAACCGCGCATAGGTCACTGA
- a CDS encoding NUDIX hydrolase — translation MFSPSFCPKCGGADLGQQVPPGDTHERLMCRGCGYIHYVNPKIIAGCIIEQDGKYLLCQRAIPPRPGTWTLPAGFMESGETTEQAALREVWEESGVRAEIISPYSIFSVPKISEVYIIFRALALEITGQYGPETLACKFFAPEDIPWEQIYYPAIRQILERYIEERQAGVYGMYMGNDDSGKIHFMR, via the coding sequence ATGTTCAGCCCGAGCTTTTGCCCGAAATGCGGTGGCGCCGACCTCGGTCAGCAAGTGCCGCCGGGCGATACGCACGAGCGCCTGATGTGCCGCGGCTGCGGCTACATCCACTACGTAAACCCTAAAATCATCGCCGGCTGCATCATCGAGCAGGACGGCAAATACCTCTTGTGCCAACGGGCGATTCCCCCGCGCCCCGGCACCTGGACCCTGCCCGCCGGTTTTATGGAAAGCGGCGAAACCACCGAACAGGCGGCCCTGCGCGAAGTCTGGGAAGAAAGCGGCGTACGCGCGGAAATCATCTCGCCTTATTCGATCTTCAGCGTGCCGAAGATCAGCGAGGTCTACATCATCTTCCGCGCCCTCGCGCTGGAGATCACCGGCCAGTACGGCCCGGAAACCCTCGCCTGCAAATTCTTCGCCCCCGAAGACATTCCGTGGGAGCAGATCTACTACCCGGCGATCCGGCAGATCCTCGAACGCTACATCGAGGAACGCCAGGCCGGGGTGTATGGCATGTACATGGGCAATGACGACAGCGGCAAGATTCATTTCATGCGTTGA
- a CDS encoding DUF1330 domain-containing protein, translating into MKAYWIAHVDIIDPDHYSQYTQRAPKAFAEFGAKFLARGGRSEAMEGRATPQRSVVIEFDSYEQAVACYRSVAYQEAKSYREEWARAEIVIVEGMAP; encoded by the coding sequence ATGAAGGCGTACTGGATTGCACACGTGGACATCATCGATCCCGATCACTACAGCCAATACACCCAACGCGCACCGAAAGCGTTCGCCGAGTTCGGCGCGAAGTTTTTAGCCAGAGGAGGGCGCAGCGAAGCGATGGAAGGACGGGCGACGCCACAGCGCAGCGTGGTGATTGAATTCGACAGCTACGAGCAGGCGGTGGCGTGCTACCGCTCGGTGGCGTATCAGGAAGCGAAGAGCTATCGCGAGGAGTGGGCGAGGGCGGAGATCGTTATTGTGGAAGGGATGGCACCGTAA
- the ribBA gene encoding bifunctional 3,4-dihydroxy-2-butanone-4-phosphate synthase/GTP cyclohydrolase II produces MAFNSIEEIIEDYRLGKMVLLVDDEDRENEGDLLLAADRCTPEAISFMAREARGLICLTLTDDHCQRLGLEQMVPSNGSVFSTAFTVSIEAAVGVTTGISAADRACTVAAAVAPNARAEDLVQPGHIFPLRAKEGGVLTRAGHTEAGCDLARLAGFTPASVIVEVMNDDGTMARRPDLEVFARKHGIKIGTIADLIHYRLSTEHTIERIGERELPTVHGTFRLITFEDRIEGGVHMAMVMGELRREEPTLVRVHVIDPLRDLVGAEYSGPTNWTLWAALQRVAAEGHGVVVVLANHESSQALLERIPQLTQPPRQFSRSQSRIYSEVGTGAQILQNLGVGKLRHLGPPLKYAGLTGYDLEVVESIPFTE; encoded by the coding sequence ATGGCCTTCAACAGCATCGAAGAAATCATCGAAGATTATCGCCTCGGCAAAATGGTGTTGCTGGTCGATGACGAAGACCGGGAAAACGAAGGCGACCTGTTGCTGGCCGCCGACCGTTGCACGCCCGAGGCGATCAGTTTCATGGCCCGTGAGGCTCGGGGGCTGATTTGTCTGACGTTGACTGACGATCATTGCCAGCGCCTGGGGCTTGAGCAGATGGTGCCGAGCAATGGCAGCGTGTTCAGCACCGCATTCACGGTTTCCATCGAAGCGGCAGTCGGCGTGACCACCGGCATTTCCGCTGCCGACCGCGCTTGTACGGTGGCCGCTGCGGTGGCGCCAAATGCTCGCGCAGAAGATCTGGTGCAGCCCGGTCACATCTTCCCGCTGCGCGCCAAGGAAGGTGGCGTGCTGACCCGCGCCGGTCACACCGAGGCTGGTTGCGACCTGGCTCGGCTGGCGGGCTTTACGCCGGCCTCGGTGATCGTCGAAGTGATGAACGACGACGGCACCATGGCCCGCCGTCCGGATCTGGAAGTCTTCGCGCGCAAGCACGGGATCAAGATCGGCACCATCGCCGACCTGATTCACTATCGCCTGAGCACCGAACACACCATCGAACGCATCGGCGAGCGGGAACTGCCGACGGTGCATGGCACGTTCCGTCTGATCACTTTCGAAGACCGTATCGAGGGCGGCGTGCACATGGCGATGGTCATGGGCGAACTGCGCCGTGAGGAACCGACGCTGGTGCGGGTGCATGTGATCGATCCGCTGCGGGATCTGGTCGGCGCCGAGTACAGCGGGCCGACGAACTGGACATTGTGGGCGGCGCTGCAACGGGTCGCGGCCGAAGGGCATGGCGTGGTGGTGGTGCTGGCCAATCATGAATCTTCCCAGGCGCTGCTGGAGCGCATTCCGCAGCTGACTCAGCCGCCGCGTCAGTTCAGTCGCTCGCAATCTCGGATCTATTCGGAGGTCGGCACCGGGGCGCAGATTCTGCAAAACCTGGGCGTCGGCAAGCTGCGCCACCTGGGCCCGCCACTGAAGTATGCCGGTTTGACCGGCTACGATCTGGAAGTGGTCGAGAGCATTCCGTTCACCGAGTGA
- a CDS encoding ABC transporter substrate-binding protein, translating into MVLNKAATAIFLAGLLSVTGQAAMAAESVNFVSWGGSTQDAQKQAWADPFSKASGITVVQDGPTDYGKLKAMVESGNVQWDVVDVEADFALRAAAEGLLEPLDFKQIQRDKIDPRFVSDYGVGSFFFSFVLGYNEGKLGANKPQDWSALFDTKTFPGKRALYKWPSPGVLELALLADGVPADKLYPLDLDRAFKKLDTIKKDIVWWGGGAQSQQLLASGEASMGQFWNGRVHALQEDGAPVGVSWKQNLVMADILVVPKGSKNKDAAMKFLASASSAKGQADFSNLTAYAPVNVDSVARLDSTLAPNLPTAYAKDQITLDFAYWAKNGQAIATRWNEWLVK; encoded by the coding sequence ATGGTGTTGAACAAAGCTGCAACCGCGATCTTTCTTGCGGGACTGCTGAGCGTGACCGGTCAGGCCGCGATGGCCGCCGAGAGTGTGAACTTTGTCAGCTGGGGCGGTAGCACCCAGGATGCGCAGAAACAGGCCTGGGCCGATCCGTTCAGCAAGGCCAGCGGCATCACCGTCGTGCAGGACGGTCCGACCGACTACGGCAAACTCAAGGCCATGGTCGAGAGCGGCAACGTGCAGTGGGACGTGGTCGACGTCGAAGCCGACTTCGCCCTGCGCGCCGCAGCCGAAGGCCTGCTCGAACCCCTCGACTTCAAACAGATCCAGCGCGACAAGATCGACCCGCGTTTTGTCAGCGACTACGGCGTCGGCTCGTTCTTCTTCTCCTTCGTCCTTGGCTACAACGAGGGCAAGCTCGGCGCCAACAAGCCGCAGGACTGGAGCGCGCTGTTCGACACCAAGACCTTCCCCGGCAAACGCGCCCTGTACAAATGGCCGAGCCCCGGCGTGCTTGAACTGGCCCTGCTCGCCGACGGCGTGCCAGCCGACAAGCTCTACCCGCTGGACCTGGATCGCGCCTTCAAGAAACTCGACACCATCAAGAAAGACATCGTCTGGTGGGGCGGCGGTGCGCAGTCGCAGCAACTGCTGGCCTCCGGTGAGGCGAGCATGGGCCAATTCTGGAACGGCCGGGTCCACGCCCTGCAAGAGGACGGCGCACCGGTCGGCGTGAGCTGGAAACAGAACCTGGTGATGGCCGACATTCTGGTGGTGCCAAAGGGTTCGAAAAACAAGGACGCGGCGATGAAGTTCCTGGCCAGCGCCAGCAGTGCCAAGGGTCAGGCCGACTTCTCCAACCTGACCGCCTACGCCCCGGTCAACGTCGACAGCGTGGCGCGTCTGGACTCGACGCTGGCCCCGAACCTGCCGACTGCCTACGCTAAGGATCAGATCACTCTTGATTTCGCGTACTGGGCCAAAAACGGCCAGGCCATCGCGACACGGTGGAACGAATGGCTGGTCAAATGA